In the Sus scrofa isolate TJ Tabasco breed Duroc chromosome 6, Sscrofa11.1, whole genome shotgun sequence genome, one interval contains:
- the LOC102157940 gene encoding uncharacterized protein LOC102157940 isoform X1, whose protein sequence is MLPTRWGVAPGPCLRHRSCVSSLASAEDICSSTEQQHWPGSGMRLIVLTLGKDRPRRPWNAAQKHPISLNFDLPFNCSRNCSYEGENPSIHPRFHSANNHWACKAVQALGCRIDSVSLPNLTAKPRHPCLPRPSCTTRSRCSCGLPHLFSAHLISAQPRWTVPCTWDLPGSSLAEEKQGRQGEFTPKESTLSCLPVLRRDNSGDCFYTISKKVPGGTEAPFASVIMSSLTRRFLAVPPALTFASPRVCFPGITWQTSCLLSVSCPVSVWKNPRKIRRQAGITNGRQGGRRGD, encoded by the exons ATGCTCCCCACACGGTGGGGTGtggctccaggaccttgcttgAGACAC CGGTCCTGCGTCTCATCACTGGCCTCCGCAGAAGACATCTGCTCGAGCACCGAGCAGCAACACTGGCCTGGCAGTGGAATGCGTCTCATTG tcttaaCGCTGGGCAAGGACAGGCCTCGCAGGCCATGGAATGCAGCCCAGAAACATCCAATCTCCCTCAACTTCGATTTGCCCTTCAACTGTAGTCGAAATTGTTCTTATGAAGGAgaaaatccatccatccatccacgctttcattcagcaaataatcACTGGGCGTGCAAGGCTGTGCAGGCACTTGGCTGCAGAATCGACTCCGTGTCCCTACCAAACTTAACAGCAAAGCCAAGGCACCCTTGCCTCCCTCGACCCTCCTGTACCACACGTAGCAGATGCTCATGCGGTCTGCCTCACCTCTTCTCGGCTCACCTGATTTCTGCACAGCCACGGTGGACCGTTCCATGCACTTGGGACTTACCAGGGAGCAGCCTTGCAGAGGAGAAACAAGGAAGGCAAGGGGAGTTTACACCCAAGGAGTCAACCCTCAGCTGTCTCCCTGTCCTCCGGAGAGACAACTCTGGGGACTGCTTTTATACCATTTCCAAGAAAGTTCCTGGAGGGACAGAGGCCCCTTTCGCCTCTGTGATCATGAGCTCATTGACGCGCCGTTTCCTGGCTGTTCCCCCTGCTCTCACGTTTGCATCTCCCCGTGTCTGCTTCCCAGGTATCACCTGGCAAACAAGCTGCTTGCTCTCAGTTTCTTGCCCAGTCTCTGTCTGGAAGAACCCACGCAAGATACGAAGGCAGGCAGGAATTACGAAtggaaggcagggaggaaggaggggcgaTTGA
- the LOC102157940 gene encoding uncharacterized protein LOC102157940 isoform X3, translating into MSSCRPPHTVGCGSRTLLETLLTLGKDRPRRPWNAAQKHPISLNFDLPFNCSRNCSYEGENPSIHPRFHSANNHWACKAVQALGCRIDSVSLPNLTAKPRHPCLPRPSCTTRSRCSCGLPHLFSAHLISAQPRWTVPCTWDLPGSSLAEEKQGRQGEFTPKESTLSCLPVLRRDNSGDCFYTISKKVPGGTEAPFASVIMSSLTRRFLAVPPALTFASPRVCFPGITWQTSCLLSVSCPVSVWKNPRKIRRQAGITNGRQGGRRGD; encoded by the exons ATGTCCTCCTGCCGTCCTCCCCACACGGTGGGGTGtggctccaggaccttgcttgAGACAC tcttaaCGCTGGGCAAGGACAGGCCTCGCAGGCCATGGAATGCAGCCCAGAAACATCCAATCTCCCTCAACTTCGATTTGCCCTTCAACTGTAGTCGAAATTGTTCTTATGAAGGAgaaaatccatccatccatccacgctttcattcagcaaataatcACTGGGCGTGCAAGGCTGTGCAGGCACTTGGCTGCAGAATCGACTCCGTGTCCCTACCAAACTTAACAGCAAAGCCAAGGCACCCTTGCCTCCCTCGACCCTCCTGTACCACACGTAGCAGATGCTCATGCGGTCTGCCTCACCTCTTCTCGGCTCACCTGATTTCTGCACAGCCACGGTGGACCGTTCCATGCACTTGGGACTTACCAGGGAGCAGCCTTGCAGAGGAGAAACAAGGAAGGCAAGGGGAGTTTACACCCAAGGAGTCAACCCTCAGCTGTCTCCCTGTCCTCCGGAGAGACAACTCTGGGGACTGCTTTTATACCATTTCCAAGAAAGTTCCTGGAGGGACAGAGGCCCCTTTCGCCTCTGTGATCATGAGCTCATTGACGCGCCGTTTCCTGGCTGTTCCCCCTGCTCTCACGTTTGCATCTCCCCGTGTCTGCTTCCCAGGTATCACCTGGCAAACAAGCTGCTTGCTCTCAGTTTCTTGCCCAGTCTCTGTCTGGAAGAACCCACGCAAGATACGAAGGCAGGCAGGAATTACGAAtggaaggcagggaggaaggaggggcgaTTGA
- the LOC102157940 gene encoding uncharacterized protein LOC102157940 isoform X2, giving the protein MSSCHAPHTVGCGSRTLLETLLTLGKDRPRRPWNAAQKHPISLNFDLPFNCSRNCSYEGENPSIHPRFHSANNHWACKAVQALGCRIDSVSLPNLTAKPRHPCLPRPSCTTRSRCSCGLPHLFSAHLISAQPRWTVPCTWDLPGSSLAEEKQGRQGEFTPKESTLSCLPVLRRDNSGDCFYTISKKVPGGTEAPFASVIMSSLTRRFLAVPPALTFASPRVCFPGITWQTSCLLSVSCPVSVWKNPRKIRRQAGITNGRQGGRRGD; this is encoded by the exons ATGTCCTCCTGCCATGCTCCCCACACGGTGGGGTGtggctccaggaccttgcttgAGACAC tcttaaCGCTGGGCAAGGACAGGCCTCGCAGGCCATGGAATGCAGCCCAGAAACATCCAATCTCCCTCAACTTCGATTTGCCCTTCAACTGTAGTCGAAATTGTTCTTATGAAGGAgaaaatccatccatccatccacgctttcattcagcaaataatcACTGGGCGTGCAAGGCTGTGCAGGCACTTGGCTGCAGAATCGACTCCGTGTCCCTACCAAACTTAACAGCAAAGCCAAGGCACCCTTGCCTCCCTCGACCCTCCTGTACCACACGTAGCAGATGCTCATGCGGTCTGCCTCACCTCTTCTCGGCTCACCTGATTTCTGCACAGCCACGGTGGACCGTTCCATGCACTTGGGACTTACCAGGGAGCAGCCTTGCAGAGGAGAAACAAGGAAGGCAAGGGGAGTTTACACCCAAGGAGTCAACCCTCAGCTGTCTCCCTGTCCTCCGGAGAGACAACTCTGGGGACTGCTTTTATACCATTTCCAAGAAAGTTCCTGGAGGGACAGAGGCCCCTTTCGCCTCTGTGATCATGAGCTCATTGACGCGCCGTTTCCTGGCTGTTCCCCCTGCTCTCACGTTTGCATCTCCCCGTGTCTGCTTCCCAGGTATCACCTGGCAAACAAGCTGCTTGCTCTCAGTTTCTTGCCCAGTCTCTGTCTGGAAGAACCCACGCAAGATACGAAGGCAGGCAGGAATTACGAAtggaaggcagggaggaaggaggggcgaTTGA